In a single window of the Flavivirga spongiicola genome:
- a CDS encoding putative LPS assembly protein LptD, producing MAFQKPSHTFTKIHLKALHTNNFKILFALSFTVFINTFSFAQDIPKKGKTINRSVKDSVISTTDSLLVPEVSEKSQDSTLTDSIAPKKELLENIVTYHADDYTTFNQKKQKLYLYNNAKIDYGDMNITSGSIVIDYTKNTVYAKGITDSIEGYTQKPVFTQGSNVVEPDSIIFNTESKKALIFNSKTEQGEGTVIAQITKKENDSVYFLKNAKYTTAEDLEDPEYYIKLRKAKIVPGKKIVTGLANLFIYDVPTPIGVPFAFFPQSDKQTSGVIIPSFGEQNDRGFFLQNGGYYFAINDYVDLAVIGDYYTNGSYGVRLESTYSKRYKFRGNLGFRYENLINSERGFPDYSRNTIYNLRWSHSQDSKANPNSRFSASVNLGSSTYYRSSVNQVNTGAFLNNSLSSSVSYSKTFQGEPQVNFSVTATHSQNTNTETINMTLPTFQGSVGRMYPFATKSGSKKGIIQNINLQYNVRGENRIQTTDSLFFKKEMFDDAKAGFQHSIPLSTNFKIFKYFSLSASTNFNEVWTFKTVNKSFDPIERKEVTETINGFDSFRTYNFSTSLGTTIYGMFNFEKEGKDPKIKAIRHVIRPSISYNINPSFDKYYDSYEVVSADGLTTSDVEFSRFDGGIFGAPNKNFSSSMGISVSNNIEAKVRDKDSTATEPKKIIILNNLNFSTSYNFAGDSLQWSPVRMSGGTQLFNNKMSVNFGATLDPYALDNNNRKINKFNIDNGGSFFRLTSANLTTSWSLSSKKGDKDKDKNIDENLRSGGRADDLFGVSQDFSNQQINNKKEEKEEPPSEHYNYKIPWSLRLAYAVNYSNSRRQNEISSHSLMFSGDLELSPKWSVGASSGYDLKNAGFTYTQLRFERDLLSWRMNFSWVPFSSRSSWNFFIGIKSSILKDLKYEKRRQPDIRL from the coding sequence TTGGCTTTTCAAAAACCGAGCCATACTTTTACAAAAATACATTTAAAAGCGTTGCATACAAACAACTTTAAAATACTTTTTGCATTAAGTTTTACAGTGTTTATTAACACGTTTAGCTTTGCTCAAGACATCCCTAAAAAGGGTAAAACCATTAACCGAAGTGTTAAAGACAGTGTGATTTCTACTACAGACAGCCTTCTAGTCCCAGAAGTATCTGAAAAAAGTCAAGATTCTACATTAACAGATTCTATTGCTCCTAAAAAAGAGCTTTTAGAAAATATTGTTACTTATCATGCAGATGATTATACTACATTCAATCAAAAAAAACAAAAGCTTTACTTATACAATAATGCTAAGATTGATTATGGAGATATGAATATTACTTCAGGTAGTATTGTTATTGATTATACTAAAAATACAGTATACGCTAAGGGCATAACAGATTCTATTGAAGGATATACCCAAAAACCTGTTTTCACTCAAGGATCTAATGTCGTAGAACCGGATTCTATTATTTTTAATACTGAGTCAAAAAAAGCACTTATATTTAATTCTAAAACAGAACAAGGCGAAGGTACAGTCATTGCCCAAATCACTAAGAAGGAGAATGATTCTGTGTACTTCTTAAAAAATGCTAAATACACAACTGCTGAAGACCTTGAAGACCCTGAATATTACATCAAGCTTCGAAAAGCAAAAATTGTTCCTGGTAAAAAAATAGTTACAGGATTAGCCAATTTATTTATATATGATGTACCCACACCTATTGGAGTACCGTTTGCTTTTTTTCCACAAAGTGACAAGCAAACTTCTGGGGTCATAATACCTTCATTTGGTGAGCAGAACGATCGTGGATTCTTTTTACAAAATGGCGGGTATTATTTTGCAATTAATGATTATGTTGATTTAGCAGTTATTGGAGATTACTATACCAATGGTAGTTATGGCGTACGATTAGAAAGTACTTACTCTAAACGTTATAAGTTTAGAGGTAATTTAGGTTTTAGATATGAAAATTTAATTAATAGTGAACGGGGTTTCCCTGATTACTCAAGAAATACTATTTATAACCTACGTTGGTCTCATAGCCAGGATAGTAAGGCAAATCCTAATTCACGATTTTCAGCTTCGGTGAACTTGGGTAGTAGTACCTATTATCGTTCGTCTGTGAATCAAGTCAATACAGGTGCTTTTTTAAATAATTCTTTGTCGTCATCTGTATCATACTCTAAAACATTTCAAGGAGAACCACAAGTGAATTTTAGCGTAACAGCGACACATTCGCAAAACACTAATACGGAGACCATAAACATGACACTCCCTACATTTCAAGGTAGTGTTGGTAGAATGTATCCGTTTGCTACAAAATCAGGATCTAAAAAAGGCATTATTCAAAATATAAATTTGCAGTATAATGTGAGAGGTGAAAATAGAATTCAAACAACCGATTCTCTTTTCTTTAAAAAGGAAATGTTTGATGATGCCAAAGCAGGTTTTCAGCATTCTATCCCATTAAGTACTAATTTTAAAATATTTAAATATTTTAGTCTTAGCGCCAGTACTAATTTTAATGAAGTCTGGACTTTTAAAACTGTAAATAAATCTTTTGACCCTATAGAACGCAAAGAAGTTACAGAAACTATAAATGGTTTTGACTCTTTTAGGACTTATAATTTTAGTACCAGTTTAGGAACTACTATTTATGGTATGTTTAATTTTGAAAAAGAAGGCAAGGATCCTAAAATAAAGGCTATAAGGCATGTCATAAGACCTTCGATAAGTTATAATATAAATCCTTCTTTTGATAAATATTACGATAGCTATGAAGTTGTTAGTGCAGATGGGTTAACGACCAGTGATGTTGAGTTTTCCAGATTTGACGGAGGTATTTTTGGAGCCCCCAATAAAAACTTTTCAAGTTCTATGGGAATCTCCGTATCCAACAATATAGAAGCTAAAGTTCGTGATAAAGATAGTACTGCTACAGAACCTAAAAAAATAATAATATTAAATAATTTAAACTTTTCTACTTCTTATAATTTTGCTGGTGACTCGCTACAGTGGAGCCCTGTTAGAATGAGTGGTGGCACACAACTTTTTAATAATAAAATGAGCGTAAATTTTGGTGCTACTTTAGACCCCTATGCATTAGATAACAATAATAGAAAAATTAATAAATTTAATATTGATAATGGAGGCAGTTTCTTTAGGTTAACGAGTGCAAATTTGACTACTAGTTGGTCTTTATCCAGCAAAAAAGGGGACAAAGATAAAGACAAAAATATAGACGAAAATTTACGTAGTGGTGGTCGTGCTGATGATCTGTTTGGGGTTTCTCAAGATTTTTCTAATCAACAAATTAACAACAAAAAAGAAGAAAAAGAAGAACCTCCAAGTGAACACTATAATTATAAAATCCCCTGGAGTTTACGTCTAGCCTATGCTGTAAACTATTCAAATTCCAGGAGGCAGAATGAAATCTCATCGCATTCACTTATGTTTTCTGGAGACTTAGAGTTATCCCCCAAGTGGTCTGTTGGCGCATCATCTGGTTACGATTTAAAGAATGCAGGCTTTACTTATACACAACTACGTTTTGAACGCGATTTATTGAGTTGGCGTATGAATTTTAGTTGGGTACCTTTTAGCTCAAGAAGTTCATGGAATTTCTTTATTGGTATTAAATCAAGTATTTTAAAAGATTTAAAATATGAAAAACGTAGACAACCAGACATTAGACTCTAG
- a CDS encoding N-acetylmuramoyl-L-alanine amidase family protein, translating into MKTHRVLLFVSFITVLTFSSFKKDEDLNRDKFVVVLDAGHGGHDPGNLGNGYKEKDIALKIVLEVGKQLQKNPDIKVVYTRKKDVFIDLFVRGQIANKANADLFVSVHCNAHNSQAHGTETFVLGTHRNQTNFEVAKKENSVIFLENDYEKNYAGFDPNSPESVMSILLSQEEYLDQSIMLASLIQKKFTNSLRRKNRGVKQAGFIVLHQTVMPSVLVETGFLSYKKEGSYLNSKKGQQQMSNSIVSAILEYKSSLEKNVNDYNDYSVINDTTESVESTLDDIIFKVQIAAGSTPLETKPYNFKGLQGVSRLKDGNIYKYFYGATPDYDKIKELEEEVAEKGYTSSFVVAFKAGKKIALIDALKTIAN; encoded by the coding sequence ATGAAAACGCACAGAGTATTACTTTTCGTATCCTTTATAACAGTATTAACATTTTCGTCATTTAAAAAAGATGAAGATTTAAATAGAGATAAGTTTGTTGTTGTGTTGGATGCTGGACATGGCGGACATGATCCAGGTAATCTGGGTAATGGTTATAAAGAAAAAGATATTGCCCTAAAGATCGTTTTAGAAGTAGGGAAGCAACTTCAGAAAAACCCAGATATAAAAGTGGTTTATACACGAAAAAAAGATGTATTTATTGATTTATTCGTTAGAGGGCAAATAGCCAATAAAGCAAATGCGGATTTATTTGTATCGGTGCATTGTAATGCTCATAATTCACAAGCCCATGGAACAGAAACATTTGTATTAGGTACACATAGAAATCAAACGAATTTTGAAGTTGCAAAAAAGGAGAATTCAGTAATTTTTCTAGAAAATGATTACGAAAAAAATTATGCAGGTTTTGATCCTAATTCGCCGGAATCTGTTATGAGCATATTGTTAAGTCAAGAAGAATACCTAGATCAAAGTATTATGCTAGCGAGTTTAATACAAAAAAAGTTTACTAATTCATTAAGGCGTAAAAATAGAGGTGTTAAACAAGCTGGGTTTATTGTTTTACATCAAACTGTGATGCCGAGTGTTTTAGTTGAAACAGGGTTTTTATCATATAAAAAAGAAGGCTCTTATCTGAATTCGAAAAAAGGACAACAACAGATGTCCAATTCTATTGTTAGTGCTATTTTGGAATATAAAAGTAGTTTAGAAAAAAATGTGAATGATTATAATGATTATTCAGTTATAAATGATACAACAGAATCTGTTGAGTCAACTTTGGACGATATCATTTTTAAAGTGCAAATTGCGGCAGGTTCAACACCACTTGAAACAAAACCTTATAATTTTAAAGGATTACAAGGAGTTTCTCGTTTAAAAGACGGTAATATTTATAAGTATTTTTATGGCGCTACACCAGATTATGATAAAATAAAAGAACTCGAAGAGGAGGTTGCAGAAAAAGGATATACTTCGAGTTTTGTTGTCGCTTTTAAAGCCGGAAAAAAAATAGCATTGATAGATGCTTTAAAAACTATTGCTAATTAA
- a CDS encoding MlaD family protein, with protein MKISKEVKTGILVISGIILFIFGFNYLKGQNLFDSTNVYYTEFDYNALSQSSLVTVKGNSVGKIKDITYDFKTGKTRVAFFVNEELKFSKNSIVRLYETSLMGGNAIAIILAKDGDIAKSGDVLKSEVETGLVSSLSKNFSGISSELNSTLRATDTLFTSLNEFVNDNSEAGLKSTIKGLNETLKSFKATSNTVNSVLSKNDKSITSILEKFKASSNDLAALSAELKNANIGSTVETLKNTLNNLNNILAALNKGEGSMGKLLKDETLYNNLEGATKEMEALLKDIKLHPKRYFRILSKKEIPYKEEETK; from the coding sequence TTGAAAATATCAAAAGAAGTTAAAACAGGCATATTAGTTATATCAGGGATCATACTCTTTATTTTTGGATTTAATTATTTAAAAGGTCAAAACCTATTCGATTCTACTAATGTTTATTATACAGAGTTTGACTATAATGCCTTATCCCAATCATCCTTAGTGACCGTTAAAGGTAACTCGGTAGGAAAAATTAAGGATATCACTTACGATTTTAAAACTGGAAAAACCAGAGTCGCCTTTTTTGTAAATGAAGAATTGAAATTTTCGAAAAACAGCATAGTTAGACTTTATGAAACTAGTTTAATGGGAGGAAATGCTATAGCCATAATATTAGCTAAAGATGGTGATATTGCAAAATCTGGTGATGTTTTAAAATCAGAAGTAGAAACAGGACTGGTATCCAGTCTTTCCAAAAACTTTTCAGGAATTAGTAGCGAATTAAATTCTACATTAAGAGCAACAGATACACTATTTACGAGTTTAAATGAGTTCGTTAACGATAATTCCGAAGCTGGGCTAAAGAGTACTATAAAAGGCTTAAATGAAACTTTAAAATCTTTTAAAGCGACTTCTAATACGGTTAATAGTGTCCTTTCTAAAAATGATAAGAGTATAACCAGTATCCTTGAAAAATTTAAAGCGTCCAGTAATGATTTAGCGGCATTATCTGCTGAATTAAAAAATGCTAATATTGGTTCGACTGTAGAAACTTTAAAAAATACGCTTAACAATTTAAACAACATACTAGCGGCCCTTAATAAAGGAGAAGGTTCTATGGGAAAACTCCTTAAAGATGAAACTTTGTATAATAATTTAGAAGGAGCTACTAAAGAAATGGAAGCCTTATTAAAGGATATCAAACTGCATCCAAAACGCTATTTCCGAATTTTATCAAAAAAAGAAATTCCATATAAAGAGGAGGAAACTAAATAA
- a CDS encoding 4Fe-4S dicluster domain-containing protein, whose translation MQYLPNIVFAIVLIAGIGFFVKNVKKLARNIKLGKEVDVSDNKSQRWKNMAMIALGQSKMVRRPIAGFLHVVVYIGFIIINIEVLEIIIDGIFGTHRVGLKILPTSAYGFLIGAFEVLAVLVFVSVILFWIRRNIIRLQRFWKSEMTSWPKNDGNNILYFEMVLMTLFLVMNATDVHFQDLNSGNVISQFIEPWFSGLSNSTLHFIGRGAWWVHIIGILVFLNYLYYSKHLHILLAFPNTYYGKLQPKGQLNNLEAVTKEVKMMMDPNVDPFAAPPAGTENDVPAKFGASDVQDLSWVNLLNAYTCTECGRCTSECPANQTGKKLSPRKIMMDTRDRLEEVGKNIDTNKGEFKDDGKQLLDDYITREELWACTSCNACVEACPVSIDPLSIILDMRRYLVMEQSAAPTELNNMMTNIENNGAPWPYNQMDRLNWKND comes from the coding sequence ATGCAATATTTACCTAACATTGTTTTTGCTATTGTACTAATAGCCGGTATTGGTTTTTTTGTTAAAAATGTAAAAAAACTTGCCAGAAATATTAAACTGGGAAAAGAGGTAGATGTTAGTGATAATAAATCGCAACGTTGGAAAAATATGGCGATGATTGCTTTGGGACAAAGTAAAATGGTACGCCGACCCATTGCTGGTTTTTTGCATGTTGTAGTATATATTGGCTTTATAATAATCAATATTGAAGTCTTAGAAATTATCATTGATGGTATTTTTGGTACACATAGAGTTGGGTTAAAAATATTACCAACATCAGCATATGGGTTTTTAATTGGTGCTTTTGAAGTTTTAGCTGTACTCGTTTTTGTATCTGTTATTTTATTTTGGATTCGAAGAAACATTATAAGACTTCAACGTTTCTGGAAAAGTGAAATGACAAGTTGGCCTAAAAATGACGGTAATAATATTTTGTATTTTGAAATGGTATTAATGACTTTGTTTTTAGTTATGAATGCTACAGATGTTCATTTTCAAGATTTAAATTCTGGTAATGTAATCAGTCAATTTATAGAACCTTGGTTTAGTGGTCTATCTAATAGCACATTACACTTTATAGGAAGAGGAGCATGGTGGGTACATATCATTGGTATATTAGTTTTCTTAAACTATCTCTATTACTCAAAGCATTTACATATATTATTAGCATTTCCAAATACGTATTACGGGAAGTTACAGCCTAAAGGACAGCTAAATAATTTAGAAGCTGTAACCAAAGAAGTTAAAATGATGATGGATCCTAATGTTGATCCATTTGCAGCTCCGCCAGCAGGAACAGAAAATGATGTACCTGCTAAATTTGGTGCCAGCGATGTACAAGATTTAAGTTGGGTTAACTTATTAAATGCTTATACATGTACAGAATGTGGACGTTGTACTAGTGAGTGTCCAGCCAATCAAACAGGGAAAAAACTATCGCCTCGTAAAATTATGATGGATACCAGAGACCGCTTGGAGGAAGTTGGTAAAAATATAGATACAAATAAAGGTGAGTTTAAAGATGATGGAAAGCAACTTTTAGACGATTATATAACTAGAGAAGAATTGTGGGCATGTACGTCATGTAATGCCTGTGTAGAAGCTTGTCCAGTGAGTATAGATCCATTATCAATTATTTTAGATATGCGTCGTTATTTGGTTATGGAGCAGTCCGCTGCCCCTACAGAACTAAATAATATGATGACTAATATTGAAAACAATGGCGCACCGTGGCCATACAATCAAATGGATCGATTAAATTGGAAAAACGACTAG
- a CDS encoding (Fe-S)-binding protein yields the protein MSELLKVPTMAEFMAQGKQPEVLFWVGCAGSFDDRAKKITKAFVKLLNKANIEFAVLGTEESCTGDPAKRAGNEFLFQMQAVTNIEVLNAYEVKKIVTACPHCFNTIKNEYPELGGNYEVMHHTQFLKTLLDDGRLTIEGGKFKGKRITFHDPCYLGRANNVYEAPRDLIQKLEAELVEMKNCRRNGLCCGAGGAQMFKDAEKGDKEVNVERTEQALEVKPEIIAAGCPFCNTMMTDGVKAKEKEDDVAVMDIAELIANAQDL from the coding sequence ATGAGCGAATTACTAAAAGTGCCAACGATGGCAGAATTTATGGCTCAAGGCAAGCAACCTGAAGTATTATTCTGGGTTGGTTGTGCAGGTAGTTTTGATGATAGAGCAAAAAAAATAACAAAAGCTTTTGTTAAACTATTAAACAAAGCTAATATCGAATTTGCAGTATTAGGAACAGAAGAAAGCTGTACTGGAGATCCTGCAAAAAGAGCCGGGAACGAGTTTTTATTTCAAATGCAGGCGGTAACTAATATAGAGGTGTTAAACGCCTATGAAGTAAAAAAAATAGTAACAGCTTGTCCACATTGTTTTAATACTATAAAAAATGAGTATCCAGAGTTAGGAGGTAATTATGAGGTTATGCACCATACGCAGTTTTTGAAAACCTTACTAGATGATGGTCGTTTAACTATAGAAGGTGGAAAGTTTAAAGGAAAGCGTATTACGTTTCATGACCCATGTTATTTAGGGCGTGCTAATAATGTTTATGAGGCACCAAGAGACTTAATTCAGAAATTAGAAGCAGAATTAGTTGAAATGAAAAATTGCAGACGTAATGGTTTATGTTGCGGAGCAGGGGGGGCGCAAATGTTTAAGGATGCCGAAAAAGGTGATAAAGAAGTAAATGTTGAGCGTACCGAACAAGCTTTAGAAGTAAAACCAGAAATCATCGCAGCAGGTTGCCCGTTTTGTAACACCATGATGACTGATGGTGTAAAAGCTAAAGAAAAAGAAGACGATGTTGCTGTAATGGACATTGCTGAATTAATAGCTAATGCGCAGGATCTATAA
- a CDS encoding ABC transporter ATPase has protein sequence MLVDFNILPEESRVWIYQANRSFTEQEIEEIQSKLDVFIENWTAHGSDLQSGYLVKYKRFIIIGLNQNLHNASGCSIDASVHFIQQLEKDFNVDLMDKMNVSYKQGEYIAYKPLVDFKKMAKDKAVSKNTIVFNNLVTNIAEFKENWEVPASESWHSRFIK, from the coding sequence ATGCTAGTAGATTTTAACATATTACCTGAAGAATCCCGTGTTTGGATATATCAAGCGAATCGATCTTTTACAGAACAGGAGATTGAAGAAATACAATCTAAGTTAGATGTCTTTATTGAGAACTGGACAGCTCATGGAAGTGATTTACAATCAGGATACTTAGTTAAGTATAAGCGCTTTATAATTATAGGTTTGAATCAAAATCTACATAATGCTTCAGGTTGTTCTATTGATGCCTCGGTACATTTTATTCAGCAATTAGAAAAAGATTTCAATGTTGATTTGATGGATAAAATGAATGTTTCCTATAAACAAGGAGAGTATATTGCTTATAAGCCACTTGTTGACTTTAAAAAAATGGCGAAAGATAAAGCCGTTTCTAAAAACACCATTGTTTTTAATAACCTGGTTACTAATATTGCTGAGTTTAAAGAAAATTGGGAGGTTCCCGCTAGCGAGAGTTGGCATAGTAGGTTTATTAAATAG
- the serB gene encoding phosphoserine phosphatase SerB: MANDIILLNISGQDKPGLTSSLTSVLAEYGAKVLDIGQANIHDTLSLGILFKIESGKKSAAVLKDLLFKAYELGIQAKFTPITLKDYENWVTLQGKDRYIVTILGEKLAAEQISEVTKIISEKNLNIDSIKRLTGRLSLVKEEEYPRACIQLSIRGRIDNKADFTERFMQISHDLDVDIAFQEDNIYRRNRRLVCFDMDSTLIQTEVIDELAELAGVGDEVKAITESAMQGEIDFKESFESRMKLLKGLKEKVLHDVAINLPITKGAKRLIDTLKSYGFKTAILSGGFTYFGHYLKEVLGMDYVYANQLEIKDGVLTGGYIGDIVDGDKKAEYLKEIAKNEDIDISQTIAVGDGANDLPMLNLAGLGIAFHAKPTVKDNAQNSISSIGLDGVLYLLGYHDRHIDLIE; encoded by the coding sequence ATGGCTAACGATATAATCTTATTAAATATTTCTGGACAAGACAAACCAGGGTTAACTTCTAGTTTAACATCTGTTTTGGCAGAATATGGAGCCAAAGTTTTAGATATCGGACAAGCGAATATTCATGATACCCTATCTTTAGGAATCTTGTTTAAAATTGAATCAGGAAAAAAATCAGCAGCCGTATTAAAAGATTTGCTTTTTAAGGCTTATGAACTTGGTATTCAAGCTAAATTTACACCAATCACACTCAAAGATTATGAAAATTGGGTAACGTTACAAGGTAAAGACCGTTATATTGTTACTATTTTGGGGGAAAAGCTAGCAGCCGAACAAATATCAGAAGTTACTAAAATAATATCAGAAAAGAATTTAAACATAGATTCTATAAAAAGACTTACAGGACGTTTATCACTTGTTAAAGAAGAAGAATACCCCAGAGCTTGTATACAACTATCCATTAGAGGGAGAATAGATAATAAGGCTGATTTTACTGAGAGGTTTATGCAAATTTCACACGATCTAGATGTCGATATTGCTTTCCAAGAGGATAATATTTATAGGAGAAATAGACGCTTAGTTTGTTTCGATATGGATTCTACACTAATACAAACTGAAGTTATCGATGAATTGGCAGAATTGGCAGGTGTTGGCGATGAAGTAAAAGCCATTACAGAATCTGCAATGCAAGGAGAAATTGACTTTAAAGAGAGTTTTGAAAGTCGTATGAAACTCTTAAAAGGATTAAAAGAAAAAGTGCTTCACGATGTGGCAATAAATCTACCTATAACTAAGGGGGCAAAAAGACTAATAGATACATTGAAAAGCTATGGATTTAAAACAGCTATTCTGTCGGGTGGATTTACATATTTTGGTCACTATTTAAAGGAAGTACTGGGTATGGATTATGTGTATGCTAACCAATTGGAAATTAAAGATGGTGTTTTAACTGGTGGCTATATTGGTGATATTGTTGATGGTGATAAAAAAGCAGAGTATCTTAAAGAAATTGCTAAAAATGAGGATATAGATATTAGCCAAACTATAGCTGTTGGAGATGGCGCAAACGATTTACCAATGCTTAATCTTGCTGGGTTAGGGATCGCTTTTCATGCGAAACCAACGGTAAAAGATAATGCACAAAACTCTATATCAAGTATTGGTCTAGATGGTGTGCTGTATTTGTTGGGGTATCACGACAGGCATATAGATTTAATTGAATAG